A stretch of the Polluticoccus soli genome encodes the following:
- a CDS encoding SBBP repeat-containing protein, with protein sequence MRKFCILLSALCHLILYTAAENSLQFAFIENKGQIIDQNRLANSQVRYLLNTPGLNVQLRANGFSYDAYTVTTASQPRLTLASDAHKLSRNPTDACAYRFHRIDVNFAGANPNPQMIAESRADDTINYYNETGSFANIHHFQKVTYKDLYPGIDLEFVMGADSKAVEYNFIVHPGANASVIQLQYSGATNTALAQGKVVIQTAHGILAENIPSSFLKETGGQLDVSYKQIAPNTFSYSIPSYNKTQTLIIDPTPDIAWGTYYGGSGDDRGNDIVINGGDLYVTGTTFSPNNIATTGAYQSAITGNCDAFITKFDRSGVRQWATYYGGSGSDLALGAATISGAVCIAGQTNSTTGIATTFADQTVLGGSYDGFLAKFNNSGALQFGTYIGGSGIEYSSSVAISSAGPVSTIYVTGSSASNTGIPITNAHQNSMAGIADAFLIKYSFTGFPIWGTYAGSTNIDEGYAVAADASGNVFMAGLTYQPTNSNLITPGAHQTTYGGDTTDYFLQKYNSNGSLVWGTYYGGSKGEERVDGEKLAVDASGNVYFAGSTFSSNNIATASSHQPAPAIVGGEDGFLAKFNNTGVLQWATYYGGLDGDLISALTTDQNGNVYATGYTFSLTGISTASAFQTNLNGSNLDAFLVKFNGGGVRQWASYYGGTDIEVSESIAVDTQSNAYLTGFTFSPTGLATTGAHQTTQGGGTDAFMARFRSCNIFSFSINATIKDITCNGKTDGLIIVTGIGGMQPYLYKFGSVGGFQSTDTFKNLAQGTYPITAMDDNGCLATINAPIGEPVPISTPTLAGNTLLYQKDTATYATQTQTGAIYQWSVTGGTIQSGQGTKAVLVKWTQAGPGEVKIKVSGSATSLCPDSASLTLLINFPDNVNDIAQQHGIRCYPNPAHDNLTIGLSDAQADEYIRIIDTHGKTVLKLPARQQQIIDISQLANDIYTVVTDRGPRIHFVKL encoded by the coding sequence ATGAGAAAGTTCTGCATTTTACTATCAGCCCTTTGCCACCTGATTCTATACACTGCTGCCGAAAACAGCCTACAGTTTGCATTTATTGAGAACAAAGGCCAGATCATTGATCAAAACCGCCTGGCGAATTCTCAGGTTAGATACCTGTTAAACACTCCCGGGCTCAATGTGCAACTTCGTGCTAATGGATTTAGCTACGATGCATACACCGTCACTACGGCTAGCCAGCCACGATTGACACTCGCTTCTGATGCCCATAAACTATCCAGAAATCCAACCGATGCCTGCGCATATCGCTTTCATAGAATAGATGTAAACTTTGCCGGAGCCAATCCCAACCCGCAGATGATCGCTGAATCACGAGCTGACGATACTATCAATTACTATAACGAAACTGGCTCGTTTGCCAATATCCATCACTTCCAAAAGGTCACATATAAAGACCTCTACCCCGGCATCGATCTTGAATTTGTAATGGGCGCAGACAGCAAAGCGGTTGAATACAATTTCATTGTACATCCCGGTGCAAATGCATCAGTAATACAACTACAATATTCGGGTGCAACAAACACAGCGCTTGCACAAGGGAAAGTGGTCATCCAAACAGCACATGGCATATTGGCTGAGAATATCCCTTCAAGCTTCCTCAAAGAAACCGGTGGGCAGTTGGATGTTTCATACAAACAAATAGCTCCAAACACATTCAGCTATTCCATCCCCTCATACAACAAAACCCAAACGCTCATTATCGATCCAACACCAGATATTGCATGGGGTACATACTACGGCGGAAGCGGAGATGATCGCGGTAACGACATTGTGATCAATGGTGGCGACCTGTATGTTACCGGAACAACTTTTTCACCGAACAATATTGCTACCACTGGCGCTTACCAATCAGCGATCACAGGAAATTGTGATGCGTTTATTACGAAGTTCGATCGGTCGGGCGTAAGGCAGTGGGCAACATACTACGGCGGCAGCGGTAGCGATCTGGCGTTAGGTGCCGCAACGATAAGTGGCGCTGTATGCATAGCGGGACAAACCAATTCTACAACAGGCATTGCAACAACGTTTGCAGATCAGACTGTTTTGGGTGGATCGTACGATGGTTTCCTGGCCAAATTCAACAACAGCGGCGCACTCCAGTTTGGAACCTACATTGGTGGAAGTGGTATTGAATACTCCAGCAGTGTTGCCATCAGCTCCGCAGGACCAGTGTCTACTATTTATGTCACCGGATCCTCGGCATCCAACACTGGTATCCCAATCACAAACGCGCATCAAAACTCAATGGCTGGCATTGCTGATGCATTCCTGATCAAATATTCGTTCACTGGCTTTCCGATATGGGGCACCTATGCTGGTTCTACCAATATCGACGAAGGATATGCGGTAGCAGCGGATGCTTCAGGAAACGTATTTATGGCCGGCCTGACCTATCAGCCTACCAATAGCAACCTAATTACCCCCGGAGCTCACCAAACTACATATGGAGGGGATACTACTGATTATTTTCTGCAGAAGTATAACAGCAACGGTTCACTTGTATGGGGAACGTATTATGGAGGATCAAAAGGGGAAGAACGTGTGGATGGAGAAAAGCTGGCGGTTGATGCATCGGGTAATGTATATTTTGCAGGGTCAACTTTTTCATCAAACAATATTGCAACTGCCTCCTCGCATCAACCTGCTCCCGCCATCGTTGGCGGAGAGGATGGATTCCTTGCTAAATTTAATAACACCGGCGTTTTGCAATGGGCAACATATTACGGTGGACTGGATGGCGACCTGATAAGCGCGCTTACAACAGACCAGAACGGAAATGTATATGCCACAGGATACACCTTCAGTCTCACGGGTATTTCAACAGCCAGTGCATTTCAAACCAACCTGAACGGCAGTAACCTCGACGCATTCCTTGTCAAATTCAACGGTGGAGGTGTACGCCAATGGGCTAGCTACTATGGTGGAACAGATATAGAAGTTTCAGAATCCATTGCAGTTGACACACAAAGCAATGCTTATCTGACAGGTTTCACATTCTCGCCGACAGGGCTGGCAACAACTGGCGCTCATCAAACAACCCAGGGCGGTGGCACCGACGCTTTTATGGCAAGATTCAGATCTTGCAACATCTTCTCGTTCTCGATAAACGCTACTATCAAGGATATTACTTGTAACGGTAAAACCGATGGCCTTATCATCGTAACGGGGATAGGCGGAATGCAACCTTATTTATACAAGTTTGGGTCTGTCGGTGGTTTCCAGTCTACCGACACATTTAAAAATCTTGCACAGGGAACTTACCCAATTACGGCAATGGACGACAATGGCTGCCTTGCAACTATAAATGCCCCCATCGGCGAACCGGTACCAATAAGCACACCAACATTAGCCGGCAATACCCTGCTTTATCAAAAGGACACTGCAACTTATGCAACACAAACACAGACAGGTGCCATCTATCAGTGGTCTGTCACAGGAGGAACTATCCAATCGGGTCAGGGCACAAAAGCCGTACTGGTAAAATGGACGCAGGCCGGGCCGGGCGAAGTAAAGATCAAAGTAAGCGGCAGCGCAACGTCGCTGTGTCCAGATTCAGCATCACTTACCTTATTGATAAATTTCCCCGACAACGTAAACGATATCGCTCAGCAACATGGCATAAGATGCTACCCTAACCCCGCTCATGATAATCTAACCATCGGACTAAGTGACGCACAAGCTGACGAATATATCCGGATAATAGATACGCATGGCAAGACGGTTCTTAAATTGCCTGCACGTCAACAGCAAATCATTGACATTAGCCAACTTGCTAACGACATATACACAGTCGTGACGGACCGTGGACCGAGAATACATTTTGTCAAACTATAG
- a CDS encoding PhoH family protein yields the protein MTEAIINLETINPIEFFGVNNSKFDILKKKFPLLKILSRGSQIKLSGQPDEVENAQTRISQVIKYLERNGHLSENYFSEILGDDETGESTIIKDDVNNNDILVFGPNGKVIRAKTQNQKLLASVSEKNDIIFAIGPAGTGKTYTAVALAVRALKNKAVRKIILTRPAVEAGESLGFLPGDLKEKIDPYLRPLYDALDDMIPSDKLNYYMANRIIEIAPLAYMRGRTLDNSFIILDEAQNATDLQLKMFLTRIGASAKAIITGDLTQIDLPKNQKSGLAKANRILQNIEGIAHIHLDESDVVRHRLVKHIIKAYDKEQEREEARELENKNQYRNLGTNKEKES from the coding sequence TTGACAGAAGCAATCATCAACCTGGAGACGATCAACCCGATCGAGTTTTTTGGAGTAAACAACAGCAAGTTTGATATTCTGAAAAAGAAATTTCCTCTACTGAAAATATTGTCTCGGGGCAGCCAAATAAAGCTATCCGGCCAGCCCGATGAAGTAGAAAACGCACAAACACGCATCAGCCAGGTAATAAAATACTTGGAACGTAATGGCCACCTGTCTGAAAATTACTTTTCAGAGATACTGGGCGACGATGAGACCGGAGAATCAACGATAATAAAAGATGACGTCAACAACAACGACATCCTGGTTTTTGGCCCTAACGGAAAAGTGATCAGGGCAAAGACACAGAATCAGAAATTGCTGGCATCTGTATCGGAGAAGAATGATATCATATTCGCAATCGGTCCTGCAGGTACAGGTAAAACCTATACCGCAGTGGCGTTGGCAGTACGCGCTCTGAAGAACAAAGCGGTACGTAAGATTATTCTGACGCGTCCGGCGGTAGAAGCAGGCGAAAGCCTCGGTTTCCTGCCTGGCGATCTGAAGGAAAAGATCGACCCGTATCTGCGTCCGCTATACGATGCACTGGATGATATGATACCATCGGATAAGCTGAATTACTACATGGCTAACCGTATCATTGAGATCGCACCGCTGGCATACATGCGTGGTCGTACACTGGATAATTCGTTCATCATTTTGGACGAAGCTCAAAATGCTACCGACCTGCAGCTGAAAATGTTCCTGACGCGTATTGGTGCATCTGCGAAGGCCATCATTACCGGTGACCTGACGCAGATAGACCTGCCGAAAAATCAAAAGTCAGGTCTGGCAAAAGCCAACAGGATATTGCAGAACATTGAAGGTATAGCACATATACACCTGGATGAATCGGATGTAGTGCGCCACCGACTTGTGAAGCATATCATTAAAGCTTACGACAAAGAGCAGGAGCGTGAAGAAGCTCGCGAGCTGGAAAACAAAAATCAATACAGAAATCTTGGAACCAATAAAGAAAAGGAGTCGTAA
- the purE gene encoding 5-(carboxyamino)imidazole ribonucleotide mutase encodes MKVLIIMGSQTDEGVMSECHNWLNWFGIENNMVVASAHRNPDKVRELMVTAKENGYGAVVAAAGMAAALPGVCAAYTSLPVLGVPLDGGLPGGIDALYSIVQMPAGLPVGTLAVGKAGARNAAVLCARMFALSDSAIAEKLEAFKDGGYRI; translated from the coding sequence ATGAAAGTACTCATTATTATGGGGTCGCAGACCGACGAAGGCGTAATGTCTGAATGCCACAATTGGCTTAACTGGTTCGGTATCGAAAACAACATGGTAGTTGCTTCAGCACACCGTAATCCTGACAAAGTAAGGGAACTGATGGTGACTGCTAAAGAAAACGGTTACGGCGCAGTAGTAGCAGCAGCAGGCATGGCAGCAGCTCTGCCAGGCGTGTGCGCAGCCTATACATCACTGCCGGTTCTGGGTGTTCCCCTGGATGGTGGCCTTCCTGGCGGTATCGACGCCCTTTACAGCATCGTACAAATGCCTGCTGGTCTGCCTGTAGGTACCCTGGCGGTAGGCAAAGCCGGTGCCCGCAACGCGGCAGTGCTTTGCGCACGTATGTTCGCTCTGTCTGATAGCGCAATCGCGGAGAAGCTTGAAGCGTTCAAAGACGGCGGATACCGTATTTGA